The Gillisia sp. Hel_I_86 genome has a segment encoding these proteins:
- a CDS encoding glycosyltransferase family 2 protein produces the protein MEIDLYYYIYWILNYFFLIYGLCLIALYFFAILLSNRSITRNKRKARFLQVNDIVSASDIPSITLIAPAYNESQTIVENVKSLLALQYPYYELIIVNDGSTDNTLDLLIAKYDLEAFDSTFITQPIPTSTVNKIYRSRKLQYKQLTVIDKNNGGKSDANNAGINFAATELVLCTDADCIIEQNALLKMVRPYLEESEQEVIACGGAIGIINDSIVKNGVIEKLRLPERLIPMIQVVEYIRAFLLGRMAWSEINGVMLVSGAFGLYARNRVIEVNGFNINTVGEDLELGIRLRKHMEEIRVPYKMVYLPETLCWTEAPNNIEILIKQRDRWARGLWETMGLHKDLFFNRKYGDMGLFYYPYWMFFELGAPIVEFIGLLSLIIFTILGLINLNIAILLFTSVYLLGCIFSTISIFIYVKNFKHYNTGKEVVELLLAAYLEPFVYHPVLVLGQIQGYYKKIFGVKSGWGNMNRKGFKTLSKEKV, from the coding sequence ATGGAGATCGATCTTTATTATTACATATACTGGATACTGAACTACTTTTTTTTGATCTATGGTTTGTGCTTAATAGCTCTCTATTTTTTTGCAATTCTACTTTCCAACAGGTCCATAACTAGAAATAAGAGAAAAGCAAGGTTTCTACAGGTCAATGATATTGTTAGTGCTAGCGATATTCCTTCCATAACGCTAATTGCCCCTGCCTATAACGAAAGCCAAACAATTGTTGAAAATGTAAAATCTTTATTGGCGTTGCAATACCCGTACTATGAATTGATAATAGTTAATGATGGCAGCACAGATAATACCCTAGACCTCTTAATAGCCAAATATGATCTCGAAGCATTCGATTCTACATTTATAACCCAACCAATTCCTACCTCTACGGTAAATAAGATCTACCGAAGTAGAAAACTACAATACAAACAGCTTACGGTAATAGATAAAAATAACGGTGGAAAATCTGATGCAAATAATGCGGGGATCAATTTTGCGGCTACAGAATTGGTGCTTTGTACAGATGCCGATTGTATTATAGAGCAGAATGCGCTACTTAAAATGGTAAGACCTTATCTAGAGGAATCAGAACAAGAGGTCATAGCTTGTGGTGGGGCAATTGGAATTATAAACGATTCTATAGTGAAAAATGGGGTTATTGAAAAATTGAGACTGCCAGAGAGGCTAATTCCAATGATTCAGGTTGTAGAGTATATTAGGGCTTTTCTACTGGGAAGAATGGCATGGAGCGAAATAAACGGTGTGATGCTGGTGTCTGGAGCCTTTGGGCTTTATGCAAGAAACAGGGTAATAGAGGTTAATGGATTCAATATAAATACCGTTGGAGAAGACCTTGAACTTGGCATCCGATTAAGGAAGCACATGGAGGAGATTAGAGTTCCGTACAAAATGGTCTATTTGCCCGAAACCCTTTGTTGGACCGAGGCACCAAACAATATAGAAATTCTTATTAAGCAAAGGGACAGATGGGCACGTGGTCTTTGGGAAACCATGGGGCTGCATAAAGATTTGTTCTTTAATAGAAAGTATGGAGATATGGGACTGTTCTATTATCCATATTGGATGTTCTTTGAATTAGGTGCTCCCATTGTAGAATTTATTGGATTATTAAGTCTTATAATATTTACAATTCTCGGGCTTATTAATCTAAATATTGCAATCCTTCTATTTACAAGTGTGTACCTATTGGGATGTATATTTTCAACTATTTCCATTTTTATTTATGTTAAGAATTTTAAACATTACAATACTGGTAAAGAAGTAGTAGAATTGCTACTTGCAGCCTATTTGGAACCTTTCGTTTACCATCCAGTTTTGGTTCTCGGACAGATTCAAGGATATTATAAAAAAATCT
- a CDS encoding response regulator, with protein sequence MRKALVIQEDIIILKILERLVMLNHYECKAIGSINDLNIEDQSENFDIIISDILFDGIAPLDFVFQIQEIILHQSLIIVTNMGQKKIKKEIMASENVSGFFAIPLDMDHIQTLIA encoded by the coding sequence ATGCGAAAGGCGCTGGTTATACAAGAGGATATTATTATCCTTAAAATTTTAGAACGATTGGTAATGTTAAATCATTATGAGTGCAAGGCTATAGGCTCCATTAATGATTTAAACATCGAAGATCAATCTGAAAATTTTGATATTATAATATCTGATATTCTCTTTGATGGTATTGCACCACTGGATTTTGTTTTTCAAATTCAAGAAATTATCCTTCACCAATCCTTGATTATTGTTACGAATATGGGGCAAAAAAAGATCAAGAAAGAAATAATGGCTTCAGAAAATGTTAGCGGTTTTTTTGCCATTCCCCTGGATATGGACCATATTCAAACATTAATAGCATAA
- a CDS encoding YaiO family outer membrane beta-barrel protein produces the protein MIKPLLNLKFPTLKSFQFYSFLLFFVLSITNSMAQETLSSDELFINARTAAFDEDDYPKAIRITKQALEISPDYSDIRIFLGRLYTWTDEVELARKEFDRVIKTNPGYEDAHLAYGYLEYWNDNPEKALEVIQPGIEKNPASKGLLMLKAKIQNNLGQFTEANTTLGELLVFHPNYSEARAFSQTIKDLSSKNQIGVDYDFVYFDERFSDPWHLGSISYGRRTPLGSVTGRLNYANRFTTNGVQFEIDAYPRISDTFYAYVSGGISENGGIFPRYRAGFSLYANLPKSFEADVGFRFLSFSSSTWIYTASIGKYYSNYWFNLRTYLTPSNNSLSKSISLTVRYYLAGADDYLSLRIGTGLSPDRPENYYLYNIDDEIIGSLDQEDLKSTNIFLGYRKSIKQSNIFFMEVGAENQEYALDKKGYQFTIGAGFTKRF, from the coding sequence GTGATAAAACCCCTACTTAACCTGAAATTCCCGACCCTAAAATCATTTCAATTTTATAGTTTTCTTTTGTTTTTTGTGCTATCCATTACCAATAGTATGGCTCAAGAAACTTTATCGTCCGATGAATTGTTTATAAATGCAAGAACTGCGGCCTTCGATGAAGATGATTACCCTAAAGCTATACGAATTACCAAACAAGCGCTGGAGATAAGCCCAGATTACTCTGATATTAGGATCTTTCTTGGAAGACTTTATACGTGGACCGATGAAGTGGAATTGGCAAGAAAAGAATTCGACAGGGTAATCAAGACGAATCCTGGATATGAAGATGCCCATTTAGCTTATGGTTATTTAGAATATTGGAACGATAACCCCGAAAAGGCATTGGAAGTCATTCAGCCTGGAATCGAAAAAAATCCGGCCTCTAAAGGATTATTAATGTTGAAGGCTAAAATTCAAAATAACCTGGGACAATTTACAGAAGCAAATACCACGCTAGGAGAATTATTGGTTTTTCACCCCAATTATTCTGAAGCTAGAGCTTTTAGCCAGACGATCAAGGACCTTTCCTCAAAAAATCAAATTGGGGTAGATTATGATTTTGTCTATTTCGATGAACGCTTTAGTGACCCATGGCATTTGGGAAGTATAAGTTACGGAAGACGAACCCCTCTCGGTTCCGTTACCGGAAGGCTTAATTACGCGAATAGGTTTACAACAAATGGGGTACAATTTGAAATAGACGCCTATCCTAGAATTTCTGATACGTTCTATGCGTATGTAAGTGGAGGGATTTCAGAAAACGGAGGGATTTTCCCTAGATATCGTGCTGGTTTTTCCTTGTATGCCAACCTTCCAAAATCCTTTGAAGCCGATGTAGGTTTTAGATTTCTAAGCTTTAGTAGCTCTACATGGATCTACACAGCCTCTATAGGTAAATATTACAGCAACTACTGGTTTAATTTAAGGACTTATTTAACGCCATCCAATAATTCACTTTCTAAATCTATTTCGCTCACGGTGAGGTACTATTTAGCTGGGGCAGATGATTATTTAAGTTTGAGGATAGGAACAGGACTTTCTCCAGACAGGCCAGAAAACTATTACCTCTATAATATTGACGATGAAATAATTGGGTCTCTTGACCAGGAGGATTTAAAATCGACTAATATTTTTTTAGGGTATAGAAAATCTATAAAACAGTCTAATATCTTTTTTATGGAGGTAGGGGCCGAAAATCAAGAATACGCCCTGGACAAAAAAGGCTACCAATTCACTATAGGCGCAGGGTTTACCAAAAGGTTTTAA
- a CDS encoding LTA synthase family protein, protein MEEHKNRISLKERLVRATRTFASFSLIWLVLMFVFSIAEITLNAFTNGLPSGFFNLMLWSWYLNLLFWLKWVLIIYILYVPIYMLSPRLARLSFQVLMALFFVIQIILFNYFSAALVMLGADLFGYSIEDIKQTVGSSGGLNATSVMIFILLIGIVLVSTHFFTKKVRPNLYIALGLPILSLLFMSFSGYKVVGKVNLESDFANSLVTNKSDHFYSSAYSYYNPVIFETDIYADNYIGNFFIKLGEGITFNFIDEENFPFLHEEVTNDVLSPFFTPQETAPNIVIILVEGLGRAFTNDGAYLGNFTPFLSDLAEDSMYWKNFLSQGGRTFAVLPSLLGSLPFAENGYLGMGNNMPKQLSLLNSLKFNGYNTSFYYGGDADFDNMALYLNANKIDELHDENTFPSGYKKIPPTNGFTWGYNDKELYRYFLNSRKEIEDKPQLSVLLTVTTHDPFIIDETEKYNVRFEERMDFLKFNESEKDAHRNFTKQYLTILYADDALKTFFTEYKKRADYDNTIFLITGDHRIPEIPMSTKIDRYHVPLIIYSPLLKRTAEIESISAHFNIAPSILAYLKTNHGIKLPKYTSWVGQGLDTTRSFQNIHYVPLMQTKTNLDDFIMGEYHLNGTDLFKLNSELGENLVEDETEKNRLRGAFEQFKQRNSQIIKGKQIIPDSIYSKYTPK, encoded by the coding sequence ATGGAAGAACATAAAAATAGAATTTCACTGAAGGAACGATTGGTTCGTGCTACAAGAACCTTTGCCAGCTTCTCCCTAATTTGGCTAGTGCTGATGTTTGTTTTTAGCATTGCCGAAATAACGTTAAACGCATTTACAAATGGATTGCCTTCTGGGTTTTTCAATTTGATGCTATGGAGCTGGTACCTGAATCTTCTATTCTGGTTAAAATGGGTGCTTATAATTTATATACTATATGTGCCTATATATATGCTTTCTCCACGACTGGCAAGGCTGAGTTTTCAGGTATTGATGGCGCTCTTTTTTGTTATCCAAATTATATTATTCAATTATTTTAGTGCCGCTCTCGTAATGCTGGGAGCCGATCTTTTTGGATATAGTATAGAAGACATTAAACAAACCGTTGGTTCTTCTGGAGGCTTAAATGCTACTTCTGTTATGATTTTTATTCTTTTAATTGGTATTGTACTGGTATCCACTCACTTTTTCACAAAAAAGGTGCGTCCCAATTTATATATAGCATTGGGCCTACCCATCCTGTCCCTTTTATTTATGTCGTTTAGTGGATATAAAGTGGTTGGCAAGGTGAATTTAGAGTCGGATTTCGCAAATAGTCTGGTCACCAATAAATCAGATCATTTTTATAGCAGCGCATACAGCTATTACAATCCGGTAATTTTTGAAACCGATATTTATGCCGATAATTATATAGGCAATTTCTTCATCAAATTAGGCGAGGGGATCACTTTTAATTTTATAGATGAAGAGAATTTTCCTTTTTTACATGAAGAAGTAACCAACGATGTTTTAAGTCCGTTTTTCACGCCTCAAGAGACAGCACCCAATATTGTTATTATTCTAGTTGAAGGTCTGGGTAGGGCATTTACGAACGATGGCGCATATCTTGGGAATTTTACACCATTCTTAAGCGATCTTGCCGAAGACAGTATGTACTGGAAAAACTTCCTGAGTCAAGGCGGACGGACTTTTGCCGTATTACCTTCGTTACTTGGTTCTTTGCCCTTTGCAGAAAACGGATATTTAGGGATGGGAAATAACATGCCCAAGCAATTATCTTTACTAAACTCGCTGAAATTCAATGGGTATAACACTTCGTTCTATTATGGAGGCGATGCCGATTTTGATAATATGGCGCTATATCTAAATGCAAATAAAATAGATGAATTGCACGATGAAAACACCTTCCCTTCAGGTTATAAAAAAATACCACCAACTAATGGATTTACTTGGGGGTATAATGATAAGGAACTTTATAGATACTTTCTCAATTCAAGAAAGGAGATTGAAGACAAACCTCAATTAAGTGTGCTATTAACAGTTACAACCCATGATCCTTTTATTATTGACGAAACTGAAAAATACAATGTTAGGTTTGAAGAGCGTATGGATTTTTTAAAGTTCAATGAGTCTGAAAAAGATGCCCATAGGAATTTCACCAAGCAATATCTTACTATTTTATATGCCGATGATGCTTTAAAAACTTTTTTCACGGAATACAAAAAAAGGGCAGATTATGATAATACCATCTTTCTTATAACAGGAGACCACAGGATTCCTGAGATTCCAATGAGCACAAAAATAGATAGATATCATGTGCCTTTAATAATTTATTCCCCGCTCTTAAAGAGAACGGCAGAAATTGAGTCTATTTCTGCCCATTTTAATATTGCGCCCAGTATTTTGGCATATCTAAAAACCAATCATGGTATAAAACTACCAAAATATACAAGTTGGGTAGGGCAGGGGTTGGATACTACAAGAAGTTTTCAGAATATTCACTATGTGCCCTTGATGCAAACAAAAACGAATTTAGATGATTTCATCATGGGGGAATATCATTTAAATGGTACCGATCTATTTAAACTGAATAGCGAACTTGGAGAGAATTTAGTTGAAGATGAAACCGAAAAGAATCGTTTAAGAGGTGCCTTCGAGCAATTTAAGCAACGTAACTCACAAATAATTAAGGGAAAACAAATTATTCCAGATTCTATTTATTCCAAGTATACACCGAAATAG
- a CDS encoding PAS domain-containing protein, with product MEDNTRNALLVKKNKELTEHLLLANKDLKYKGLLLEKEVNLHKKTQEKLQKTTDKLKITNQKVQSLLDSEKRLRFLLKSTTTITYTCEAEAPFGATFISANVNELTGYTPQDYIQDPNFWASNIHPDDKERVLSGLSNLFAEGTHRHEYRWKYKNREYRWMSDELKLIYDGQGRPIEMIGNWIDISNLKEAEENLIEANRNLSLAARAGGVGVWHYDIVKKEIKWDDQMYNIYGLTAQAFSSVYKSWQQKLHPDDKERFNNEVSKALLSKKEVNSEFRIILPDMSIRYIQGFAIIERDKAGTPIMMIGTNWDITESKQKERDLQLSLKEVSDYKHALDESSIVAITDQKGIIKSVNDNFCKISKYSREELIGQDHKIINSGFHTKEFIRDLWTTIAKGHVWKGELRNKAKDGTIYWVNTTIVPFLNEQRKPYQYLVIRDDITENKLFEEEAKQKEKNLQLSLKEVSDYKYALDESAIVAITDQKGIIKSVNDNFCKISKYSREELIGQDHKIINSGFHTKEFIRDLWTTIATGNVWKGELRNKAKDGSIYWVNTTIVPFLNEQRKPYQHLVIREDITVNKLLEGEIKQFNIELEQKIKTRTQELTLSENRFRNLFENAPESILILDLRTQKFEKVNKNGTKLFKLSVKEFRWVLKIHFFDFFTKQSPLVL from the coding sequence ATGGAAGACAATACACGTAACGCACTTCTGGTCAAAAAAAACAAGGAACTAACAGAGCATCTGTTGTTGGCGAACAAAGACTTGAAGTACAAGGGGCTATTATTGGAAAAAGAGGTTAACCTACACAAAAAAACACAGGAAAAGCTCCAAAAAACTACGGACAAACTTAAAATCACAAACCAGAAGGTGCAATCACTTCTTGATTCTGAAAAGCGATTGCGGTTTTTACTTAAATCCACCACTACCATTACATACACCTGTGAAGCAGAAGCACCTTTTGGCGCAACTTTTATCAGCGCAAATGTCAATGAACTTACGGGTTATACCCCTCAAGATTATATCCAGGATCCAAATTTTTGGGCAAGCAACATTCATCCAGACGATAAAGAGAGAGTTTTGAGTGGGCTCTCCAATCTTTTTGCCGAGGGCACCCACCGACACGAATACCGCTGGAAATACAAGAACCGCGAGTATCGCTGGATGAGCGATGAGCTAAAACTTATATATGATGGGCAGGGAAGACCAATTGAAATGATAGGCAATTGGATCGATATCTCCAATTTGAAAGAAGCCGAAGAAAACCTTATTGAAGCCAATAGAAATCTGTCACTTGCCGCTCGTGCAGGAGGGGTGGGTGTCTGGCATTACGATATTGTTAAAAAAGAAATTAAATGGGATGATCAAATGTATAACATTTATGGTCTTACTGCACAAGCGTTTAGTAGTGTATACAAGTCATGGCAACAAAAGCTTCATCCAGATGATAAGGAGCGTTTCAATAATGAAGTGAGTAAGGCCCTGCTAAGTAAGAAGGAGGTCAATTCCGAATTCAGGATTATCTTGCCGGACATGTCTATCCGTTATATCCAAGGATTTGCAATTATAGAGCGTGATAAAGCCGGTACCCCCATAATGATGATAGGCACCAATTGGGATATTACGGAAAGCAAACAAAAGGAACGCGACCTTCAGCTAAGCTTAAAGGAAGTTTCCGATTATAAACATGCTCTGGACGAATCTTCCATAGTCGCCATTACAGATCAAAAGGGCATTATTAAATCTGTCAATGATAACTTCTGTAAAATTTCAAAATATAGCCGCGAGGAGTTGATTGGGCAGGATCACAAAATCATTAACTCGGGATTTCATACCAAGGAATTTATAAGGGATTTATGGACCACCATTGCGAAGGGACATGTATGGAAAGGGGAATTAAGAAATAAAGCAAAGGATGGCACTATTTATTGGGTAAATACTACAATCGTTCCCTTCCTGAATGAACAGAGGAAGCCTTATCAATATTTAGTGATTAGAGACGATATTACTGAAAATAAATTATTTGAAGAGGAAGCCAAACAAAAAGAAAAAAACCTTCAACTAAGTTTAAAGGAAGTTTCTGATTATAAATATGCTTTGGACGAATCGGCCATAGTCGCAATTACAGATCAAAAAGGCATTATTAAATCTGTCAATGACAACTTCTGCAAAATTTCAAAATACAGCCGCGAAGAATTGATTGGGCAGGATCACAAAATTATTAACTCGGGATTTCACACCAAGGAATTTATAAGGGATTTATGGACCACCATTGCTACAGGCAATGTATGGAAAGGTGAATTAAGGAATAAAGCAAAGGACGGTTCAATTTATTGGGTAAACACTACAATTGTTCCCTTCCTGAATGAACAGAGGAAGCCTTACCAGCATTTAGTGATTAGGGAAGATATTACTGTAAACAAACTATTGGAAGGGGAAATCAAACAATTCAATATTGAATTAGAGCAAAAAATAAAAACAAGGACCCAAGAATTGACACTAAGTGAAAATAGGTTTCGCAATCTTTTTGAAAATGCACCTGAAAGTATTCTGATACTTGATTTAAGGACCCAAAAATTTGAAAAAGTCAATAAAAATGGTACAAAACTGTTTAAGTTATCAGTTAAAGAGTTTAGGTGGGTTCTAAAAATTCATTTTTTTGATTTTTTTACAAAGCAATCCCCATTGGTTTTGTAG
- a CDS encoding IS5 family transposase produces MDKQIYKSTGKKSLFDEQFSAEKLSEIGNPLDKISKAIDFEMFRALLESKLLNSTKKNNAGAKPFDVVLMFKILILQRYYGLGDKQVEYQILDRTSFKNFLGLDTGDKIPDEKTVWAFREILTKSGLIEDLFTQFKSFLETKELILNKGQMIDASFTIAPRQRNTREENKKIKEGEGDGLWNDKPHKKSHKDIDARWTKKNNENFFGYKNHAKVDAKSKFINTFVVTSASVHDSQATEDLLEETDKDQELYADSAYTGEKQEETIAKYKMINKVHEKGYKNKPLTEEQKENNTERSRTRARVEHVFGFMEQSMNGLKLKSIGIARATGIIGLINLTYNLFRYEQVVRLNILPIKN; encoded by the coding sequence ATGGATAAACAGATATACAAATCCACAGGAAAGAAGTCATTATTCGACGAGCAATTTTCTGCTGAAAAATTATCAGAAATTGGTAATCCGTTAGATAAAATCAGTAAAGCTATTGATTTTGAAATGTTTAGAGCTTTATTGGAGAGCAAGCTTCTAAATTCTACCAAGAAAAATAATGCCGGAGCAAAACCCTTCGATGTAGTTTTGATGTTCAAAATCTTGATCTTACAACGCTATTATGGACTTGGAGATAAGCAGGTAGAGTACCAAATATTGGACAGGACAAGTTTTAAAAACTTTTTGGGCCTGGACACTGGCGACAAGATTCCAGACGAAAAAACCGTTTGGGCATTTAGAGAGATCCTTACAAAATCTGGTCTTATTGAAGATTTGTTCACACAATTCAAAAGTTTTTTAGAGACCAAGGAACTGATATTGAACAAGGGGCAAATGATAGATGCCAGTTTTACTATTGCGCCACGCCAGCGCAATACCCGTGAGGAAAATAAAAAGATCAAAGAAGGAGAAGGTGATGGTTTATGGAACGACAAACCCCACAAAAAATCACACAAAGATATTGATGCCCGTTGGACCAAGAAAAACAACGAGAATTTTTTTGGCTATAAAAACCACGCAAAAGTGGATGCCAAAAGCAAATTCATCAACACTTTTGTTGTAACGAGTGCCTCGGTCCACGACTCGCAAGCCACCGAAGACTTGTTAGAGGAAACAGATAAAGATCAAGAATTGTATGCAGACAGTGCTTATACCGGAGAAAAGCAAGAAGAAACAATTGCAAAATATAAAATGATAAATAAAGTTCACGAGAAAGGATATAAAAACAAACCATTAACAGAGGAGCAAAAGGAAAACAATACTGAGAGATCAAGAACACGAGCCAGGGTTGAACACGTTTTTGGGTTTATGGAGCAAAGTATGAATGGCCTAAAATTGAAATCAATCGGAATAGCAAGAGCTACTGGAATAATCGGACTGATCAATTTAACCTATAATTTATTCCGATATGAACAAGTAGTCAGATTAAACATTTTACCTATAAAAAACTAA
- a CDS encoding sensor histidine kinase: protein MYIEKAIKGETVSFEWMHCDANKKNIPCEVQLALLPEDKNPRIYASIVDITIRNETREKLKQQNKKLAFQNEEIEKRANELTITNRELKKTNNELDRFVYSASHDLRAPLKSLLGLSDIVKEGMDPDNIIQMEQMDMMKKSIIKLDDFIEDILQYSRNSRTEVIQEDINFEETLQNFIKEHEHMNGTNEIKLNVDIQQDIKFVSDKRRIKVVLTNLISNALKYKDLSKENQVVSIDIQCSKDKALIRIKDNGIGMSTQDKEKIFEMFYRATKISEGSGLGLYIVKETLDKLKGTITVQSELGKGTTFNVSLPNQLTVLI, encoded by the coding sequence ATGTATATTGAAAAAGCAATTAAGGGCGAAACAGTAAGTTTTGAATGGATGCATTGTGATGCCAACAAAAAGAATATTCCGTGTGAAGTACAACTTGCCTTATTACCTGAGGACAAAAATCCAAGGATCTATGCGAGTATTGTTGATATTACCATACGAAATGAAACCCGGGAAAAGCTCAAACAACAAAACAAAAAACTTGCTTTCCAAAATGAGGAGATCGAAAAACGGGCTAATGAGTTGACCATTACCAACCGAGAGCTCAAAAAAACGAACAACGAATTGGATCGTTTCGTGTACAGTGCTTCCCACGATCTACGCGCCCCATTAAAATCATTGCTCGGCTTGTCTGACATAGTAAAAGAAGGTATGGATCCAGATAATATCATTCAAATGGAACAGATGGACATGATGAAGAAAAGTATTATAAAGCTCGATGATTTTATTGAAGATATCTTGCAATATTCACGCAATTCCCGTACCGAGGTTATACAAGAAGACATAAATTTTGAAGAAACCCTGCAAAACTTTATTAAAGAGCATGAGCATATGAATGGCACCAATGAAATTAAACTGAATGTAGACATACAACAAGACATAAAGTTTGTTTCGGATAAAAGAAGGATCAAGGTTGTTTTGACCAACCTTATCTCCAATGCCCTTAAATATAAAGACCTTTCAAAAGAAAATCAGGTTGTAAGCATAGATATCCAATGTAGTAAGGACAAGGCCCTTATACGTATTAAAGATAATGGTATTGGTATGAGCACACAGGATAAGGAAAAAATATTTGAAATGTTTTACAGGGCCACCAAGATTTCCGAAGGCTCTGGACTTGGATTGTACATTGTAAAGGAAACCCTTGATAAGCTTAAAGGCACCATTACGGTGCAATCGGAACTGGGCAAAGGAACAACATTTAATGTAAGCCTACCCAATCAACTTACAGTTCTTATTTAA
- a CDS encoding response regulator, whose product MIHVLLIDDNKIDNYIAKHNISKSKIAKKIDMHTSAMGALEYLEPLKSNIEEFPDIIFLDIQMPEMNGFGFLEEFKKYPEAIHAQCKIIMLTSSNDPQDIKRSLQYPFVKKFLTKPLSLSMLEDL is encoded by the coding sequence ATGATTCATGTTTTATTAATTGACGATAATAAAATTGACAATTATATTGCCAAACACAATATCTCCAAAAGTAAAATTGCAAAAAAAATAGACATGCATACTTCCGCTATGGGGGCCCTGGAGTATTTAGAACCGTTAAAAAGCAATATTGAAGAATTTCCCGATATCATTTTTCTTGACATCCAGATGCCAGAAATGAATGGGTTTGGGTTTCTTGAAGAATTTAAAAAATATCCAGAAGCCATTCATGCCCAATGCAAGATAATCATGCTTACATCCTCTAATGACCCACAAGATATTAAACGCTCACTTCAATATCCTTTCGTAAAAAAATTCCTTACCAAACCTTTATCGTTAAGCATGTTGGAAGATCTTTAG
- a CDS encoding IS5 family transposase — protein sequence MKLQKQPTLADTVCDLRARKIKTTFFNQINAVIDWEKIEKLIDADYSKGKSAVGKPSYNGLLLFKMCLLQSWYGLSDYEVEDRLNDSISFSCFCGMHIDEVAPDHSTLSRFRTALTKTKTFEKLFGPINDQLEAHKIIVKKGIIVDASVIDTPLRPKGKTNHKVTEDRPDQEVAVKKEYAESVDKDGTWLKKGGKYRFGFKKHHVTDQEGLVLGVLTTTASKNEIANLEEVLETVNVGLPKDIPLGYQSKKNTELLKKKNLKNHILKKARKNKPLTYWEKKFNKLVGRTRFKVERTFGGIKRWFNGGLARYRGMEKMHTQNLMEAMCYNLYRSPGIIASNCKN from the coding sequence ATGAAATTACAGAAACAACCCACATTGGCAGACACAGTTTGCGATTTGCGAGCAAGAAAGATAAAAACAACATTTTTTAATCAAATAAATGCGGTGATCGATTGGGAGAAAATCGAAAAACTGATAGATGCCGATTATTCCAAAGGAAAAAGTGCCGTGGGCAAACCTTCCTATAACGGCCTGTTGTTGTTTAAAATGTGCCTTTTGCAAAGTTGGTACGGATTGAGCGATTATGAAGTAGAAGACCGGTTGAACGATAGTATCTCATTCAGTTGTTTTTGTGGAATGCACATAGATGAAGTTGCACCCGACCATAGTACCTTGAGCAGGTTTAGGACCGCACTGACCAAAACCAAGACCTTTGAGAAGCTCTTCGGTCCCATCAATGATCAGCTTGAGGCCCACAAGATCATTGTCAAAAAAGGGATCATAGTGGATGCCAGTGTCATAGACACGCCACTTCGTCCAAAAGGAAAGACCAATCACAAGGTGACCGAAGATCGCCCGGACCAAGAGGTAGCAGTAAAAAAAGAGTATGCCGAAAGTGTGGACAAAGATGGTACCTGGCTAAAGAAAGGAGGGAAATATCGTTTTGGGTTCAAAAAACATCACGTTACAGACCAAGAAGGACTGGTCTTGGGAGTATTGACCACCACGGCAAGTAAAAACGAGATAGCCAATTTAGAAGAAGTGCTGGAAACAGTAAACGTAGGTTTGCCAAAAGATATTCCATTAGGCTATCAATCCAAGAAAAACACGGAGCTGCTGAAAAAAAAGAACCTGAAAAACCATATTCTAAAAAAGGCAAGAAAGAATAAACCGTTAACCTATTGGGAGAAGAAGTTCAATAAACTGGTCGGTAGAACAAGGTTCAAGGTAGAGCGGACATTTGGCGGGATAAAAAGATGGTTCAACGGAGGGCTGGCAAGGTACCGGGGAATGGAAAAAATGCATACTCAAAATCTGATGGAGGCCATGTGCTATAATTTGTATCGAAGTCCAGGGATAATTGCGTCCAATTGTAAAAACTAA